A region from the Enterobacter roggenkampii genome encodes:
- the hydN gene encoding electron transport protein HydN: MNRFIMADASKCIGCRTCEVACVVSHQAEQDCASLTPDTFLPRIHVIKGVNISTAAICRQCEDAPCANVCPNGAIKREKGFVHVMQERCIGCKTCVVACPYGAMEVVVRPVVRNSGMGLSVRAEKAEANKCDLCYHREAGPACMEACPTHALVCVDRDKLEQMSAEKRRRAAFDTSSSLLF, encoded by the coding sequence ATGAACCGTTTTATTATGGCCGATGCCAGTAAGTGTATTGGTTGCCGTACCTGTGAAGTGGCGTGCGTGGTTTCCCATCAGGCGGAGCAGGACTGTGCGTCGCTCACCCCTGACACCTTCCTGCCGCGCATCCACGTCATCAAAGGCGTGAATATCTCCACCGCCGCCATCTGTCGCCAGTGCGAAGACGCTCCGTGCGCGAACGTCTGCCCGAACGGGGCGATTAAACGCGAGAAAGGCTTTGTGCACGTGATGCAGGAGCGCTGCATTGGCTGCAAAACCTGCGTGGTTGCCTGCCCGTATGGCGCGATGGAGGTGGTGGTCCGTCCGGTGGTGCGCAACAGCGGCATGGGGCTGAGCGTGCGGGCGGAGAAAGCCGAAGCCAACAAGTGCGACCTGTGCTACCACCGTGAGGCCGGCCCGGCCTGTATGGAAGCCTGCCCGACGCACGCGCTGGTCTGCGTGGATCGCGACAAGCTTGAGCAGATGAGCGCCGAAAAGCGCCGTCGCGCGGCGTTCGACACCTCGTCATCACTGCTGTTCTGA
- a CDS encoding LacI family DNA-binding transcriptional regulator — MTTMLEVAKRAGVSKATVSRVLSGNGYVSQETKDRVFQAIEESGYRPNLLARNLATKRTQTLGLVVTNTLYHGVYFSELLFHAARMTEEKGRQLILADGKHSADEEREAIQYLLDMRCDAVIIYPRFLSVDEMDAIVEKCEQPIMVLNRRLRKNSSHSVWSDHKASSQDAVSQLIAKGHREIAFITGSMDSPTGVERLSGYKDALAQHGIPLREGLIAQGKWNPASGAAAVSDLLARGERFTALVASNDDMAIGALKQLHDSGVATPDAVSVIGFDDVAIAPYIVPSLSSVRIPVTEMIQETISRLIFMLDGGEFKYQQTFSGELVLRDSVIDGPHR; from the coding sequence ATGACCACGATGCTGGAAGTGGCGAAGCGGGCAGGCGTTTCGAAAGCGACGGTGTCCCGGGTGCTGTCGGGTAATGGCTACGTCAGCCAGGAGACCAAAGACCGGGTGTTTCAGGCCATTGAAGAGAGCGGCTATCGCCCAAATTTGCTGGCGCGCAACCTGGCGACCAAACGCACCCAGACGCTGGGCCTGGTGGTGACGAACACCCTTTATCACGGCGTCTACTTTAGCGAACTTCTGTTTCACGCCGCGCGCATGACCGAAGAGAAAGGGCGACAGCTGATCCTCGCGGACGGCAAGCACAGCGCCGATGAGGAGCGCGAGGCGATCCAGTATCTGCTGGATATGCGCTGCGACGCGGTGATCATCTATCCGCGTTTTCTGAGCGTGGATGAGATGGATGCGATCGTCGAGAAGTGCGAGCAGCCCATTATGGTGCTCAACCGCCGCCTGCGGAAAAACAGCAGCCACAGCGTCTGGTCCGATCATAAAGCCTCCAGCCAGGACGCGGTGTCACAGCTGATTGCGAAAGGGCATCGGGAGATCGCCTTTATCACCGGCTCGATGGATTCCCCCACCGGGGTCGAGCGTCTCTCCGGCTACAAGGACGCGCTGGCGCAGCACGGTATTCCGCTGCGCGAGGGGCTGATCGCGCAGGGGAAGTGGAACCCCGCCAGCGGCGCGGCGGCGGTGTCCGACCTGCTTGCGCGCGGTGAGCGCTTTACGGCGCTGGTGGCGAGCAATGACGATATGGCCATCGGTGCCCTGAAGCAGCTGCACGACAGCGGCGTGGCCACGCCGGACGCGGTGTCGGTGATCGGTTTCGACGATGTGGCCATCGCGCCCTACATCGTGCCGTCGCTCTCCAGCGTACGCATCCCGGTAACGGAGATGATTCAGGAGACCATCAGCCGCCTGATCTTCATGCTCGACGGCGGCGAGTTTAAATATCAGCAAACCTTCTCCGGCGAGCTTGTCCTGCGCGACTCGGTTATTGACGGCCCACACCGCTGA
- the ascF gene encoding PTS cellobiose/arbutin/salicin transporter subunit IIBC has product MAKNYAALANDVISALGGKENIVAVTHCMTRLRFVLKDETLTDAARLKSISGVLGVVRNDNQCQVIIGNTVSQAYREVVSLLPADLQPAVPEGPQKLTLRRIGAGILDALIGTMSPLIPAIIGGSMVKLLAMILEMTGVLPKGAPTLTILTVIGDGAFFFLPLMVAASAAVKFKTNMSLAIAIAGVLVHPSFIELMAKAAQGEHVEFAFIPVTAVKYTYTVIPALVMTWCLSYIERWVDRITPAVTKNFLKPMLIVLIAAPLAIVLIGPLGIWIGSAISALVYTIHGYLGWLSVAIMGALWPLLVMTGMHRVFTPTIIQTIAETGKEGMVMPSEIGANLSLGGSSLAVAWKTKNPELRQTALAAAASAIMAGISEPALYGVAIRLKRPLIASLISGFICGAVAGIAGLASHSMAAPGLFTSVQFFDPANPMTIVWVFGVMGLAVVLSFILTLILGFEDIPVEDEAEKARALQTAPVQNNAAKA; this is encoded by the coding sequence ATGGCCAAAAATTACGCTGCGCTGGCGAACGACGTTATCAGCGCGCTGGGCGGCAAAGAGAACATCGTCGCCGTCACCCACTGCATGACGCGACTGCGTTTCGTTCTGAAAGACGAAACCCTCACCGACGCCGCGCGCCTGAAAAGCATCAGCGGCGTGCTCGGCGTGGTGCGTAACGACAACCAGTGCCAGGTGATTATTGGCAATACCGTCTCTCAGGCGTACCGCGAGGTGGTAAGCCTGCTGCCCGCTGACCTGCAGCCCGCGGTGCCGGAAGGCCCGCAAAAGCTGACGTTACGCCGCATTGGCGCCGGGATCCTCGACGCGCTGATCGGCACCATGTCCCCGCTGATCCCGGCGATCATCGGCGGCTCGATGGTCAAGCTGCTGGCGATGATCCTCGAGATGACCGGCGTGCTGCCCAAAGGCGCACCGACGCTCACCATTTTGACCGTCATCGGCGACGGCGCGTTCTTCTTCCTGCCGCTGATGGTGGCGGCCTCGGCGGCGGTGAAATTCAAAACCAACATGTCGCTGGCGATAGCCATTGCGGGCGTGCTGGTGCACCCGAGCTTTATCGAGCTGATGGCGAAAGCCGCGCAGGGCGAGCACGTTGAGTTCGCCTTTATCCCGGTGACGGCGGTGAAATACACCTACACCGTCATCCCCGCGCTGGTGATGACCTGGTGCCTGTCGTACATCGAACGCTGGGTGGATCGCATCACCCCGGCGGTGACGAAAAACTTCCTCAAGCCGATGCTGATCGTGCTGATTGCCGCCCCGCTCGCCATCGTGCTGATTGGCCCGCTGGGGATCTGGATCGGTAGCGCCATCTCCGCGCTGGTCTACACCATTCACGGCTACCTGGGCTGGCTCTCCGTGGCGATCATGGGCGCATTGTGGCCGCTGCTGGTGATGACCGGGATGCACCGCGTCTTTACGCCGACCATCATTCAGACCATTGCCGAAACGGGCAAGGAAGGGATGGTGATGCCGTCGGAAATTGGCGCCAACCTGTCGCTCGGCGGTTCGTCGCTGGCGGTGGCGTGGAAAACGAAAAACCCGGAGCTGCGCCAGACGGCGCTGGCGGCGGCGGCCTCCGCCATCATGGCGGGGATCTCTGAACCGGCCCTGTACGGCGTCGCGATCCGTCTGAAACGCCCGCTGATTGCCAGCCTGATCAGCGGCTTTATCTGCGGCGCGGTGGCGGGCATAGCCGGTCTTGCCAGCCATTCGATGGCGGCACCGGGGCTGTTCACCAGCGTGCAGTTCTTCGACCCGGCCAACCCAATGACCATCGTCTGGGTGTTTGGCGTGATGGGTCTGGCAGTGGTGCTGTCGTTTATTCTGACTTTGATACTGGGCTTTGAGGATATTCCGGTCGAAGACGAGGCTGAAAAAGCGCGCGCCCTGCAGACCGCACCGGTACAGAACAACGCAGCAAAAGCATAA
- a CDS encoding 6-phospho-beta-glucosidase has product MSVFPQGFLWGGALAANQSEGAYREGGKGLTTVDMIPHGANRLAVKLGKEKRFSLRDDEFYPSHEAIDFYHRYKEDIALMAEMGFTVFRTSIAWSRLYPNGDEPLPNKEGIAFYRAVFEECKKYNIEPLVTLCHFDVPMHLVTEYGSWRNRKMVDFFARYARTCFEEFNGLVKYWLTFNEINIMLHSPFSGAGLVFEEGENEDQVKYQAAHHELVASALATKIAHEVNPENQVGCMLAGGNFYPYSCKPEDVWMALEKDRENLFFIDVQARGRYPAYSARVFREKGVVIVKDPGDDELLKNTVDFVSFSYYASRCASADMNAGNTSAANIVKSLRNPHIQVSEWGWGIDPLGLRITMNMMYDRYQKPLFLVENGLGAKDVIDENGEINDDYRISYLREHIRAMGDAIEDGVPLMGYTTWGCIDLVSASTGEMSKRYGFVYVDRDDAGNGTLERKRKKSFGWYKKVIASNGADLA; this is encoded by the coding sequence ATGTCTGTTTTTCCACAAGGATTTTTATGGGGCGGCGCGCTTGCCGCCAACCAGAGCGAAGGGGCTTACCGTGAAGGCGGCAAAGGGCTGACGACGGTCGATATGATCCCCCACGGCGCGAATCGCCTGGCAGTGAAGCTCGGTAAGGAAAAGCGTTTTTCGCTGCGTGACGACGAATTCTACCCGAGCCACGAGGCGATTGATTTTTACCATCGCTATAAAGAGGACATCGCCCTGATGGCGGAGATGGGCTTTACGGTGTTCCGCACCTCGATCGCCTGGAGCCGCCTCTATCCGAACGGCGACGAGCCGCTGCCAAATAAAGAGGGCATTGCCTTCTACCGCGCGGTGTTCGAGGAGTGTAAAAAGTACAACATCGAGCCGCTGGTGACCCTCTGCCACTTTGACGTGCCGATGCACCTGGTGACGGAGTACGGCTCCTGGCGCAACCGCAAGATGGTCGATTTCTTCGCCCGCTACGCCCGCACCTGCTTTGAAGAATTTAACGGGCTGGTGAAATACTGGCTGACCTTCAACGAAATCAACATCATGCTGCACAGCCCGTTCTCCGGGGCGGGACTGGTGTTTGAGGAAGGCGAAAACGAAGACCAGGTGAAATACCAGGCCGCGCACCACGAGCTGGTGGCGAGCGCGCTGGCGACCAAAATTGCCCACGAGGTAAACCCGGAAAACCAGGTCGGCTGCATGCTGGCGGGCGGTAACTTCTACCCCTACTCCTGCAAGCCGGAAGACGTGTGGATGGCGCTGGAAAAAGACCGCGAGAACCTGTTCTTTATCGACGTGCAGGCGCGCGGCCGCTATCCGGCCTATTCTGCCCGCGTGTTCCGCGAGAAAGGCGTGGTGATTGTGAAAGACCCGGGCGATGACGAACTGCTGAAAAATACCGTCGATTTTGTCTCGTTTAGCTACTACGCCTCGCGCTGCGCCTCGGCGGACATGAACGCGGGCAACACCAGCGCGGCGAACATCGTGAAGTCCCTGCGCAACCCGCACATCCAGGTAAGCGAATGGGGCTGGGGCATCGACCCGCTCGGCCTGCGCATCACCATGAACATGATGTACGACCGCTACCAGAAGCCGCTGTTCCTGGTGGAAAACGGCCTCGGCGCGAAGGACGTCATCGATGAAAACGGCGAGATCAACGACGACTACCGCATCAGCTACCTGCGCGAGCACATCCGCGCGATGGGCGACGCGATTGAGGACGGCGTACCGCTGATGGGCTACACCACCTGGGGCTGCATTGACCTGGTCTCGGCCTCGACGGGGGAGATGAGCAAACGCTACGGGTTTGTGTACGTCGACCGCGACGACGCCGGGAACGGCACGCTGGAGCGGAAACGCAAGAAATCGTTCGGATGGTATAAGAAGGTGATTGCGAGTAACGGGGCGGATCTGGCGTAG
- the hycI gene encoding hydrogenase maturation peptidase HycI, which yields MTDVLLCVGNSMMGDDGAGPLLAEMCAANPQGDWVVIDGGSAPENDVVAIRELRPDRLLIVDATDMGLNPGEIRLIDPDDIAEMFMMTTHNMPLNYLVDQIKGDVGEVLFLGIQPDIVGFYYPMTPPVKEAVEMVYSRLAGWVGNGGFSQL from the coding sequence GTGACTGACGTTTTACTGTGTGTCGGCAACAGCATGATGGGCGATGACGGCGCGGGTCCGCTGCTCGCAGAGATGTGTGCCGCCAACCCGCAGGGCGACTGGGTGGTGATTGACGGCGGCAGCGCGCCGGAAAACGACGTGGTGGCCATCCGCGAGCTGCGCCCGGACAGGCTGTTAATCGTCGATGCCACCGATATGGGGCTCAACCCCGGCGAGATCCGCCTGATTGACCCGGACGATATCGCCGAGATGTTTATGATGACCACCCACAATATGCCGCTGAACTACCTCGTGGATCAGATCAAAGGTGACGTGGGCGAGGTGCTGTTTTTGGGCATTCAGCCGGATATTGTCGGGTTTTATTACCCGATGACGCCGCCGGTGAAAGAGGCGGTGGAGATGGTGTATTCACGGCTAGCGGGATGGGTTGGGAACGGAGGGTTTTCTCAGCTCTGA
- a CDS encoding formate hydrogenlyase maturation HycH family protein produces MSETVVFSQLSRKFIDENDATPDAAQQVVYYSLAIGHHLGVIDCLEAALSCPWPEYLAWIATLEEGSTARRKMEGVPKYGEIVIDANHIAMLANAFDAALGRQTPEQQAWSKTLLGMLHDIHQESAIYLMVRRLRD; encoded by the coding sequence ATGAGTGAAACGGTGGTGTTCAGCCAGCTGAGCCGTAAGTTTATTGATGAGAACGATGCCACGCCGGATGCGGCGCAGCAGGTGGTCTATTACAGCCTGGCGATTGGGCATCACCTCGGGGTGATTGACTGCCTGGAGGCCGCGCTGAGCTGCCCCTGGCCGGAATACCTGGCGTGGATTGCCACGCTGGAGGAGGGCAGTACGGCGCGGCGCAAAATGGAAGGCGTGCCGAAGTACGGTGAGATCGTGATCGATGCGAACCACATTGCCATGCTCGCAAACGCCTTTGACGCGGCGCTGGGCAGACAAACCCCGGAGCAGCAGGCGTGGAGCAAAACGCTGCTCGGCATGCTGCATGATATTCATCAGGAGAGCGCCATCTACCTGATGGTGAGGAGATTACGTGACTGA
- a CDS encoding NADH-quinone oxidoreductase subunit B family protein yields MENLLGPRDANGIPVPMTVDESIASMKASLLKKIKRSAYVYRVDCGGCNGCEIEIFATLSPLFDAERFGIKVVPSPRHADILLFTGAVTRAMRSPALRAWQSAPDPKICISYGACGNSGGIFHDLYCVWGGTDKIVPVDVYIPGCPPTPASTLYGFAMALGLLEQKIHAREPGELDNQPAAILHPDMVQPLRVKVDRTARRLAGYRYGRQIADDYLRLLSQGDHQVARWLEAENDPRLNEIVANLNSIVDEARIR; encoded by the coding sequence ATGGAAAACCTACTGGGCCCGCGCGACGCAAACGGCATTCCGGTGCCGATGACGGTGGATGAATCCATCGCCAGCATGAAGGCGTCGCTGCTGAAAAAAATCAAACGCTCGGCCTACGTCTACCGCGTGGACTGCGGCGGCTGCAACGGCTGCGAGATTGAGATCTTCGCTACGCTGTCGCCGCTGTTTGACGCGGAGCGCTTCGGCATCAAGGTGGTGCCGTCCCCGCGTCATGCGGACATCCTGCTGTTCACCGGGGCCGTCACCCGCGCCATGCGCTCGCCCGCGCTGCGCGCCTGGCAGTCCGCGCCGGACCCGAAAATCTGCATCTCGTACGGCGCCTGCGGCAACAGCGGCGGCATCTTCCATGACCTCTACTGCGTCTGGGGCGGCACCGACAAAATCGTGCCGGTGGACGTCTACATCCCGGGCTGCCCGCCGACGCCCGCCTCCACGCTGTACGGCTTCGCGATGGCGCTCGGCCTGCTGGAGCAGAAAATCCACGCCCGCGAGCCGGGCGAACTCGACAACCAGCCGGCCGCCATTCTGCACCCGGACATGGTGCAGCCGCTGCGGGTGAAGGTTGACCGCACGGCGCGCAGGCTGGCGGGGTACCGCTACGGGCGCCAGATTGCCGATGACTATCTGCGCCTGCTGAGCCAGGGTGACCACCAGGTCGCACGCTGGCTGGAGGCGGAAAACGATCCGCGCCTCAATGAGATTGTGGCGAACCTGAACAGCATCGTCGATGAGGCGCGTATCCGATGA
- a CDS encoding formate hydrogenlyase complex iron-sulfur subunit produces MFTFIKKVIKTGTQTSRYPLEPMPVDKNFRGKPEHNPQQCIGCAACVNACPSNALTVETDLKTGELAWQFNLGRCIFCGRCEEVCPTVAIRLSQEYELAVWKKEDFLQQSRFDLCHCRVCQRPFAVQKEIDYAIALLQHNGDARAEHHRESFETCPACKRQKCLLPSDRIDITRHMREAS; encoded by the coding sequence ATGTTTACCTTTATCAAAAAAGTGATCAAAACCGGCACGCAGACCAGCCGCTATCCGCTGGAGCCGATGCCGGTCGACAAAAACTTTCGCGGCAAGCCGGAGCACAACCCGCAGCAGTGCATCGGCTGCGCGGCCTGCGTCAACGCCTGCCCGTCGAACGCCTTAACGGTGGAAACGGATCTCAAAACCGGCGAGCTGGCCTGGCAGTTTAACCTTGGACGCTGCATCTTCTGCGGCCGCTGCGAGGAAGTCTGCCCGACGGTCGCCATTCGCCTGTCGCAGGAGTACGAGCTGGCGGTGTGGAAGAAAGAGGATTTCCTGCAGCAGTCGCGCTTTGACCTGTGCCACTGCCGGGTCTGCCAGCGCCCGTTCGCCGTGCAAAAAGAGATCGATTACGCCATCGCGCTGCTGCAGCACAACGGCGACGCGCGCGCGGAACACCACCGCGAAAGCTTCGAAACCTGTCCGGCGTGCAAGCGACAGAAGTGCCTGCTGCCGTCCGACCGCATTGATATCACCCGCCACATGAGAGAGGCCAGCTGA
- the hycE gene encoding formate hydrogenlyase subunit HycE, whose translation MSEEKKGQQYLAALHQAFPGVVLEESWQTKDQITVTIKVNYLPEVVEFLYYQQGGWLSVLFGNDERQLCGSYAVYYVMSMEQGEKCWITVRVEVDPNKPEYPSVTPRVPAAVWGEREVRDMYGLVPVGLPDERRLVLPDDWPDELYPLRKDSMDYRQRPAPTTDSETYEFINELGSKKNNVVPIGPLHVTSDEPGHFRLFVDGENIIDADYRLFYVHRGMEKLAETRMGYNEVTFLSDRVCGICGFAHSTAYTTSVENGMGIVVPERAQMIRAILLEVERLHSHLLNLGLACHFVGFDSGFMQFFRVREASMKMAEILTGARKTYGLNLIGGIRRDLLKNDMIQTRQLAQQMRRDVQELVDMLLSTPNIEQRTVGIGRLDPEIARDFSNVGPMVRASGHARDTRADHPFVGYGLLPMTVHSEQGCDVISRLKVRINEVFTALNMIDFGLDNLPGGPLMVEGFTYIPNRFALGFAEAPRGDDIHWSMTGDNQKLYRWRCRAATYANWPTLRYMLRGNTVSDAPLIIGSLDPCYSCTDRMTVVDVRKKKSQVVPYKELERYSIERKNSPLK comes from the coding sequence ATGTCTGAAGAAAAGAAAGGTCAGCAGTATCTCGCCGCGTTGCATCAGGCTTTCCCGGGCGTGGTGCTGGAGGAGTCCTGGCAAACCAAAGACCAGATCACCGTCACCATTAAGGTGAACTATCTGCCGGAAGTGGTGGAGTTTCTCTACTACCAGCAGGGCGGCTGGCTGTCGGTGCTGTTCGGTAACGACGAGCGCCAGCTGTGCGGCAGTTACGCGGTGTACTACGTGATGTCGATGGAGCAGGGCGAGAAGTGCTGGATCACCGTGCGCGTCGAGGTCGACCCGAATAAACCGGAATACCCGTCCGTCACGCCGCGCGTGCCCGCCGCCGTCTGGGGCGAGCGTGAAGTGCGCGATATGTATGGCCTGGTGCCGGTTGGCCTGCCGGACGAGCGCCGTCTGGTGCTGCCGGACGACTGGCCTGACGAACTCTATCCGCTGCGTAAGGACAGCATGGACTACCGCCAGCGCCCGGCGCCGACCACCGACAGCGAAACCTACGAGTTCATCAACGAGCTGGGCAGCAAGAAGAATAACGTGGTGCCGATCGGCCCGCTGCACGTCACCTCTGACGAGCCGGGCCACTTCCGCCTGTTCGTTGACGGCGAAAACATTATCGACGCCGACTACCGCCTGTTCTACGTCCACCGCGGCATGGAAAAACTGGCGGAGACCCGCATGGGCTACAACGAAGTGACGTTTCTTTCTGACCGCGTGTGCGGCATCTGCGGCTTCGCCCACAGCACCGCCTACACCACCTCGGTAGAGAACGGCATGGGGATCGTGGTGCCGGAACGCGCGCAGATGATCCGCGCCATCCTGCTGGAGGTGGAGCGCCTGCACTCGCACCTGCTGAACCTCGGCCTGGCCTGCCACTTCGTCGGCTTTGACTCCGGGTTTATGCAGTTCTTCCGCGTGCGCGAAGCGTCGATGAAGATGGCGGAGATCCTCACCGGGGCGCGCAAAACCTACGGCCTGAACCTGATCGGCGGGATCCGCCGCGACCTGCTGAAAAACGACATGATCCAGACCCGCCAGCTGGCGCAGCAGATGCGCCGCGACGTGCAGGAGCTGGTGGATATGCTGCTCAGCACGCCCAACATCGAGCAGCGCACCGTGGGCATCGGCCGTCTTGACCCGGAAATCGCCCGCGACTTCAGCAACGTCGGCCCGATGGTGCGCGCCAGCGGCCACGCCCGCGACACCCGCGCCGATCACCCGTTCGTCGGCTACGGCCTGCTGCCGATGACCGTGCACAGCGAGCAGGGCTGCGACGTCATTTCCCGCCTGAAGGTGCGCATCAACGAGGTGTTCACCGCGCTGAACATGATCGACTTTGGTCTGGACAACCTGCCGGGCGGCCCGCTGATGGTGGAGGGCTTCACCTACATTCCAAACCGCTTTGCCCTCGGCTTTGCCGAAGCGCCGCGCGGGGACGACATCCACTGGAGCATGACCGGCGACAACCAGAAGCTCTACCGCTGGCGCTGCCGTGCGGCGACCTACGCCAACTGGCCAACCCTGCGCTATATGCTGCGCGGCAACACGGTCTCCGACGCGCCGCTGATCATCGGCAGCCTCGACCCGTGCTACTCCTGCACCGACCGCATGACCGTTGTGGACGTGCGCAAGAAGAAAAGCCAGGTGGTGCCGTACAAAGAGCTTGAGCGCTACAGCATCGAGCGTAAGAACTCGCCGCTGAAATAA
- a CDS encoding respiratory chain complex I subunit 1 family protein, with translation MSLLLAILQALVLFAAAPLLSGITRVARARMHNRRGPGVLQEYRDLFKLLSRQSVAPDAAGWVFRLTPFVMVGVMLTVATALPVVTVASPLPVLGDLITLIYLFAIARFFFAIAGLDTGSPFTGIGASREAMLGVLVEPILLLGLWVAAQVAGSTHISFITDTVYHWPVARSLPLVLALCACAFATFIEMGKLPFDLAEAEQELQEGPLTEYSGYGFAVLKWGISLKQLVVLQMFVGVFFPWGQMTHFSAGGLLLAVVVAALKLLVGVLVIALFENSMARLRFVETSRITWAGFGFAFLAFVSLLVA, from the coding sequence ATGAGTCTGTTACTGGCAATTCTTCAGGCGCTGGTGCTGTTCGCCGCCGCGCCGCTGCTGTCGGGCATCACGCGCGTGGCGCGTGCCCGGATGCACAACCGTCGTGGGCCTGGCGTACTGCAGGAGTACCGCGATCTCTTCAAGCTGCTTTCTCGCCAGAGCGTGGCCCCGGATGCCGCAGGCTGGGTCTTCCGCCTGACGCCGTTTGTGATGGTGGGCGTGATGCTCACCGTCGCCACCGCGCTGCCGGTGGTGACGGTGGCTTCGCCGCTGCCCGTGCTTGGCGATCTGATTACGCTTATCTACCTCTTCGCCATCGCCCGCTTCTTCTTTGCGATTGCGGGCCTGGACACCGGTAGCCCGTTTACCGGCATCGGTGCCAGCCGCGAGGCGATGCTCGGCGTGCTGGTTGAGCCGATCCTGCTGCTGGGGCTGTGGGTCGCCGCGCAGGTTGCGGGTTCCACGCACATCAGCTTTATCACCGACACCGTTTATCACTGGCCAGTTGCCCGCTCCCTTCCGCTGGTGCTGGCGCTGTGCGCCTGCGCGTTCGCCACGTTTATCGAGATGGGCAAGCTGCCGTTCGATCTGGCCGAAGCCGAGCAGGAGCTGCAGGAAGGGCCGCTCACCGAATACAGCGGCTACGGCTTTGCGGTGCTGAAGTGGGGCATCAGCCTCAAACAGCTGGTGGTGCTGCAGATGTTTGTTGGCGTCTTCTTCCCGTGGGGGCAGATGACGCACTTCTCCGCGGGTGGACTGCTGCTGGCCGTCGTGGTTGCCGCCCTCAAGCTGCTGGTCGGCGTGCTGGTGATTGCCCTGTTCGAAAACAGTATGGCGCGCCTGCGTTTTGTGGAAACGTCCCGCATCACCTGGGCCGGGTTTGGTTTTGCATTTTTAGCGTTCGTCTCCTTGCTGGTGGCGTGA